The following coding sequences lie in one Heyndrickxia oleronia genomic window:
- a CDS encoding ABC transporter permease subunit, whose product MAIKFVLQLFKTLLLWLFVTTILILLILLPRGDSKIDYSKSRVEMTEEYEKNITTFSWESYKNNITDFFSYAIKNRSLGQTEYGVSVEYEVWRYTKKSIYILLPSIIISFIFGVVKGIYDFKVGKKAFNLFGEKITSFFLSVPDFFVIIAIQVGIMALIDLGFPHVKLYGSETLSNKLFAIGFLSIYPTFYIARITENYLSSESGRDYVRTAIGKGTPSKKIIYLHMLNNCWIRVVGQINTLVLYILSNLFIVEFLTGYRGGAYRFYQAFHVPKQFSIGSSMNIDIPIVVEFIVLFTTIVLLTKIVSDMIHSILLRREATIEK is encoded by the coding sequence ATGGCTATAAAATTCGTGCTTCAATTATTTAAAACACTATTATTATGGCTGTTTGTGACAACCATCTTAATCTTGCTTATTCTTCTTCCAAGAGGAGATAGTAAGATTGATTATTCCAAATCACGGGTAGAAATGACGGAAGAATATGAAAAAAATATCACTACCTTTTCATGGGAGAGTTATAAAAATAATATTACTGATTTTTTTTCATATGCAATTAAAAACAGAAGCTTGGGTCAAACAGAATATGGAGTTTCTGTCGAATATGAAGTATGGAGATATACGAAAAAAAGTATCTATATTTTACTCCCTAGTATTATTATTAGTTTTATTTTTGGTGTAGTAAAGGGAATCTATGATTTTAAAGTAGGCAAAAAGGCATTCAATTTATTTGGAGAGAAGATTACCTCCTTTTTTTTATCTGTTCCTGATTTTTTTGTCATCATAGCCATTCAGGTTGGAATCATGGCTCTAATTGATTTAGGCTTTCCTCACGTTAAATTGTATGGGAGTGAGACACTATCTAATAAATTATTTGCTATAGGATTTTTGTCCATCTATCCGACCTTTTATATCGCAAGGATAACAGAAAATTATCTTTCCTCCGAAAGTGGAAGGGACTATGTGCGGACAGCGATTGGTAAGGGGACACCTAGTAAAAAAATTATCTACTTGCATATGCTTAATAATTGCTGGATTCGTGTTGTTGGACAAATTAATACCTTAGTTCTGTATATTTTATCCAATCTATTCATTGTTGAGTTTTTAACGGGTTATCGTGGAGGTGCATACCGATTTTACCAGGCATTTCATGTGCCAAAACAATTTAGTATAGGCTCCAGCATGAATATAGATATTCCAATTGTTGTGGAGTTTATCGTACTGTTCACTACGATTGTGTTACTAACAAAAATAGTGAGTGATATGATCCATTCAATATTGCTTAGAAGGGAGGCCACTATAGAGAAATGA
- the putP gene encoding sodium/proline symporter PutP gives MTDDAYKLIAIGLYMVLMLLIGFYAYRKTSNLTDYMLGGRSLGPAVTALSAGAADMSGWLLMGLPGGLYLNGLADAWIAIGLTIGAYLNWVLIAPRLRSYTQVANDSITIPSYLENRFKDSTKLLRIVSSLVILIFFTFYVSSGMVSGAVFFESSFGLHYKTGLFIVAGVVVAYTLFGGFLAVSWTDFIQGLIMVIALLLVPAIAIFKTGGPAETFETIRSIDPTLLNLFKGTTVLGVISALAWGLGYVGQPHIIVRFMAIKTVKETKSARRIGMGWMILSLAGTSLTALIGIAYFHNIGAPLGKADAETVFIQLGQILFHPLIAGLVLAAVLAAIMSTVSSQLIVTSSALTEDLYKLMFRRNASDKELVFFGRMAVLVVAIVAALLAFDHNSTILKLVSYAWAGFGASFGPVVFLSLFWKKMNNWGAIFGMVTGAATVIIWSNLGLSDTLYEIVPGFIVNLIVSIVVSLATYKHNGEIEKEFEQSKLLLKQE, from the coding sequence ATGACAGATGATGCATACAAACTGATAGCCATTGGTCTTTATATGGTATTGATGCTATTAATTGGTTTTTACGCATACCGCAAAACAAGTAACCTAACTGACTATATGCTAGGTGGACGCTCATTAGGTCCAGCCGTTACTGCCTTAAGTGCAGGAGCTGCAGATATGAGTGGTTGGTTGTTAATGGGACTTCCAGGTGGCTTATATTTAAACGGATTAGCCGATGCCTGGATTGCCATTGGATTAACGATTGGTGCTTATTTAAACTGGGTATTAATTGCCCCACGTCTACGTTCCTATACACAGGTTGCCAATGATTCTATTACGATACCATCCTATTTAGAAAACCGATTCAAAGATTCTACGAAATTATTAAGAATTGTTTCGTCTTTAGTTATTTTAATATTCTTTACTTTCTATGTTTCATCCGGAATGGTATCCGGGGCTGTTTTCTTTGAAAGCTCCTTCGGGTTACACTATAAAACAGGCCTATTTATTGTAGCAGGGGTCGTCGTGGCCTATACATTATTCGGAGGTTTCCTTGCTGTTAGCTGGACCGATTTTATTCAAGGTCTCATAATGGTGATTGCCTTACTTCTTGTACCAGCAATCGCAATCTTTAAAACAGGAGGTCCTGCGGAAACATTTGAAACCATTCGCTCAATTGATCCGACTTTACTTAATTTATTTAAGGGAACCACTGTGCTAGGAGTTATTTCTGCTCTTGCATGGGGGCTTGGTTACGTAGGACAGCCACATATTATCGTACGCTTTATGGCAATTAAAACGGTTAAAGAAACAAAAAGTGCTCGAAGAATTGGAATGGGCTGGATGATCCTTTCATTAGCGGGAACATCATTAACAGCTTTGATCGGAATTGCATACTTTCATAATATTGGTGCACCATTAGGTAAAGCAGATGCTGAAACAGTGTTTATCCAATTAGGGCAAATTCTTTTCCATCCGCTTATAGCAGGACTTGTTCTTGCCGCAGTACTAGCAGCTATTATGAGTACAGTATCCTCTCAATTAATCGTTACTTCTAGTGCCTTAACCGAAGATCTATATAAATTAATGTTCCGTCGTAATGCCTCAGACAAGGAATTAGTTTTCTTCGGAAGAATGGCTGTTCTCGTTGTAGCCATTGTTGCGGCTTTATTAGCATTTGATCATAATTCGACTATTCTTAAGCTTGTATCTTATGCATGGGCTGGATTCGGTGCATCTTTTGGGCCAGTTGTATTCCTAAGCCTATTCTGGAAAAAGATGAATAACTGGGGGGCCATCTTTGGAATGGTTACAGGTGCAGCTACTGTTATTATCTGGTCTAATCTTGGACTCAGTGACACCTTATATGAAATCGTTCCAGGATTCATAGTAAACCTCATCGTAAGTATTGTCGTTAGTTTAGCTACCTATAAGCATAATGGGGAAATTGAAAAGGAATTTGAACAAAGCAAACTATTATTAAAACAAGAATAA
- a CDS encoding YhgE/Pip domain-containing protein produces MTMMKQFFKQSETFIGLGAAFFFLLIFFCVWMTAYDGVNDRIDQLKIGFVNEDKQMGLVIEKEMEKNIPFDIKIYQTIESAQKDMNQRKLDMVMQVPKGFSSEIQEKGRTDLKYFINQANASLAKQLMDVTANTITQSVNENVYMYKQQLILSKVPEQMTTVISSKELAQSLTKNIESALQSLSIQSVQPSVEKTNHVDGFAATMVPMMIVLASFVGSMIMSLNVHMASIKLKPSYSKWRILLARIVINAGVALLLTVISLVLMEAFNIELQRTFIETGVFQLLVYFSFLSLTQMFVVLFGPGGMLFNILVLSLQLVTSGVIVPKVMLSNFYQSVGSVLPATYAADGYYTVIFGGEKLALNMMILLLISLVSVVIVIIKVAFQKSSAGVLREKVSVSQ; encoded by the coding sequence ATGACTATGATGAAACAGTTTTTTAAGCAATCTGAAACATTTATTGGTCTAGGAGCAGCATTTTTCTTCCTGCTCATTTTCTTTTGTGTATGGATGACTGCGTATGATGGAGTGAATGATCGAATTGATCAATTAAAAATTGGTTTTGTTAATGAGGATAAGCAAATGGGTTTAGTGATAGAAAAGGAAATGGAGAAAAACATTCCATTTGATATAAAAATATACCAAACAATTGAGTCTGCCCAAAAGGATATGAACCAACGGAAATTGGATATGGTGATGCAAGTACCCAAAGGCTTTTCAAGCGAGATTCAAGAAAAGGGAAGAACAGATCTTAAATACTTCATTAATCAGGCAAATGCTTCATTGGCGAAACAATTAATGGATGTGACTGCAAATACGATTACACAAAGTGTGAATGAAAATGTCTATATGTATAAGCAACAGCTTATTCTTTCTAAAGTACCCGAACAGATGACTACTGTTATTTCTTCAAAGGAGCTTGCACAAAGTCTTACCAAAAATATAGAGTCAGCACTACAATCATTGAGTATTCAATCAGTCCAGCCATCTGTTGAAAAGACAAATCATGTAGATGGATTTGCTGCGACAATGGTTCCAATGATGATTGTACTTGCTTCCTTTGTTGGATCGATGATTATGAGTCTCAATGTTCATATGGCATCAATCAAATTAAAACCAAGCTATAGTAAATGGAGGATCTTACTAGCAAGAATAGTTATAAATGCAGGTGTTGCCCTATTGTTGACAGTAATCTCACTAGTATTAATGGAGGCTTTCAATATTGAACTGCAAAGAACCTTCATAGAAACAGGGGTTTTTCAATTGTTAGTCTACTTTTCCTTTTTAAGTTTAACTCAGATGTTTGTGGTATTATTTGGACCTGGGGGAATGCTGTTTAATATTCTCGTTCTTTCACTACAACTAGTTACCTCGGGAGTGATCGTTCCTAAAGTGATGCTATCTAATTTTTATCAATCAGTCGGTTCTGTACTCCCAGCAACCTACGCTGCAGATGGTTATTACACGGTCATATTTGGCGGAGAAAAATTAGCATTAAATATGATGATTTTACTACTCATATCATTGGTGTCTGTTGTTATTGTAATAATTAAAGTAGCATTTCAGAAATCTAGTGCAGGAGTGTTAAGGGAAAAAGTCTCTGTATCACAGTAA
- a CDS encoding TetR/AcrR family transcriptional regulator: MNEQKNTSERIIEAFIELFRDFGYKGATTRAVAERAGVNEVTIFRHFGNKKGIMDAALESVSYSPFLEKIINEDMVWDLEKDLWKIADSYHRYMVKINDLVLIGFREAQLFPELNDTIVQIPKQLKANLVSYLTEMYNRGKLIETNIEFQAMNFIWLNFGYFLSKSRFGNQVIASSQNEFLKHSIQLFARGLTP; the protein is encoded by the coding sequence ATGAATGAACAAAAAAATACTTCAGAAAGAATTATTGAAGCATTTATCGAATTGTTTCGGGATTTCGGCTATAAAGGGGCAACAACTCGAGCTGTCGCAGAACGTGCTGGGGTCAATGAAGTAACGATTTTTCGGCATTTTGGAAACAAAAAAGGCATTATGGATGCTGCTCTCGAATCTGTGTCCTACAGTCCCTTTCTTGAAAAAATCATTAATGAGGATATGGTATGGGATTTAGAAAAAGACCTGTGGAAAATAGCTGATAGTTATCATAGGTATATGGTTAAGATCAATGATTTAGTATTAATTGGTTTCCGAGAGGCTCAGCTATTTCCTGAGCTTAATGACACGATTGTACAAATTCCTAAGCAATTAAAAGCCAATTTGGTTTCTTATTTAACAGAAATGTATAACAGAGGCAAATTAATTGAGACAAATATTGAATTTCAAGCAATGAACTTTATTTGGTTGAATTTCGGCTACTTTCTTTCAAAAAGTCGTTTTGGTAATCAGGTGATTGCAAGCTCACAAAATGAATTTTTGAAACATAGTATACAGCTTTTTGCTAGGGGACTAACCCCCTAG
- a CDS encoding diacylglycerol kinase produces the protein MKRARIIYNPTSGRELFKKHIANVLQKLEVAGYEASCHATTAAGDAINAAKIAVERKYDIVIAAGGDGTINEVVNGLAEQEYRPKLGVIPVGTTNDFARALHIPRDIEAAVDIIVKGDTIPVDIGKMNDSYFINIAGGGRLTELTYEVPSKLKTMLGQLAYYMKGIEMLPSIRATEMSIEYDGKLFEGEAMLFLIGLTNSVGGFEKLAPDSSVNDGLFSLIILKKTNLAEFIRVVTAAITGNHINDPNVIYTSANRIKVNSTEKMQLNIDGEFGGLVPAEFENLYRHLDVFVPIDRIRPEDRVD, from the coding sequence ATGAAACGTGCAAGAATAATCTATAATCCAACCTCAGGACGAGAATTATTTAAGAAACATATTGCGAATGTATTGCAAAAATTAGAGGTTGCTGGTTATGAAGCTTCTTGTCATGCGACAACAGCTGCAGGAGATGCCATTAACGCTGCGAAGATTGCAGTTGAACGTAAATATGATATTGTTATCGCAGCAGGTGGAGATGGAACAATTAATGAGGTTGTAAATGGTCTTGCAGAGCAAGAATATCGTCCGAAGCTAGGGGTCATTCCCGTTGGGACAACGAATGATTTTGCGCGAGCATTACATATCCCGCGTGATATTGAAGCTGCAGTTGATATTATTGTAAAAGGTGATACGATTCCTGTCGATATCGGCAAAATGAATGATAGCTATTTTATCAATATAGCCGGCGGCGGTAGATTGACTGAGTTAACTTATGAAGTACCAAGTAAATTAAAAACAATGCTTGGACAGTTGGCCTATTATATGAAAGGAATTGAGATGCTTCCTTCTATTAGAGCGACAGAAATGAGCATCGAATATGATGGGAAACTATTTGAGGGAGAAGCGATGCTTTTCTTAATAGGACTGACCAATTCGGTTGGTGGATTTGAAAAATTAGCTCCAGATTCATCGGTAAATGATGGTTTATTTTCATTAATTATTTTGAAGAAGACCAATCTTGCTGAATTTATACGAGTAGTGACAGCTGCAATTACGGGTAATCATATTAATGATCCAAACGTCATTTATACATCGGCGAATCGCATTAAGGTGAATTCAACAGAAAAAATGCAATTAAACATTGATGGAGAATTCGGTGGGTTAGTTCCTGCAGAATTTGAAAATTTATATCGCCATTTAGATGTATTTGTTCCAATTGATCGGATTCGACCTGAAGATAGAGTGGATTAA
- a CDS encoding arylamine N-acetyltransferase, with amino-acid sequence MEQTVENYLRYLKIDMELPSQNYLQRLIQHHLSRIPYETFSKFHYFYEGTGFVPSLAVFVENLMEKGWGGTCYTLNINFSRLLSELGFSCSLVRVNPGHLAIMVTLENRRFYVDVGYGSPIMKPIDLEAKRRHILHGFGEEIIFTQTTADRFEIDRRSNGKSFVKKEIEWVPLTEADIKDDIIHSYMDEDQNTTMRRITAVRFNGQECYFLRDHSIKVMTYRNIREIQMRDINKWKKTVQEVYQIEENSLSESIQFLKERGVVLFKNG; translated from the coding sequence TTGGAACAGACGGTTGAAAACTATTTACGATATTTAAAAATAGATATGGAGTTACCTTCCCAAAACTATTTACAGCGTTTGATCCAACATCATCTATCTCGCATTCCTTATGAAACGTTTAGTAAGTTCCATTATTTTTATGAAGGAACGGGTTTTGTTCCCTCATTAGCTGTATTTGTTGAAAATTTAATGGAAAAGGGATGGGGAGGAACCTGTTATACACTAAATATTAATTTCTCTCGACTTCTCTCAGAGCTAGGATTTTCGTGTTCCCTAGTTAGGGTCAATCCAGGGCATTTAGCAATTATGGTGACATTGGAAAATCGTAGGTTTTATGTTGATGTAGGTTATGGGTCACCTATAATGAAACCAATTGACCTAGAAGCTAAGAGGAGACATATCCTCCATGGATTCGGTGAGGAAATTATTTTTACTCAAACTACAGCTGACCGATTTGAAATCGATCGCCGATCAAACGGAAAATCCTTTGTGAAAAAGGAGATTGAGTGGGTTCCGTTAACAGAAGCAGATATTAAAGATGATATTATACATTCTTATATGGATGAGGATCAAAACACAACTATGAGACGAATTACGGCTGTTCGATTTAATGGGCAAGAATGTTATTTCCTACGGGATCATTCAATTAAAGTAATGACCTATCGAAATATTCGAGAAATTCAAATGCGTGATATAAATAAATGGAAGAAGACCGTACAAGAAGTTTACCAAATAGAAGAAAATTCCTTAAGTGAATCTATTCAGTTCCTCAAGGAACGTGGCGTTGTATTATTCAAAAATGGGTAA
- a CDS encoding DinB family protein yields the protein MRKSLQVSTLPGYEKEIGRWLWCLEDVRRTLINALSGTNENVLDAKIDDRQSIGSLLYHIALIEADWLYEEVLCTDWDPDILSLFPQDCRAEDGTLSHVEGQSLEEHLHRLSKVREVFLSHFRCMDLEDWRTPRILEPYDVTPEWVVYHLIEHEAHHRGQILQLLKQLQR from the coding sequence GTGAGAAAGTCATTACAGGTATCAACATTACCAGGTTATGAAAAGGAAATTGGTCGGTGGCTTTGGTGTTTAGAGGACGTTCGCCGAACACTTATCAATGCATTATCTGGAACAAATGAAAATGTTCTCGATGCTAAAATTGATGATAGACAATCGATTGGTTCATTGTTATATCATATTGCATTAATTGAAGCGGATTGGTTATACGAAGAAGTTCTTTGTACAGATTGGGATCCTGACATTCTCTCATTATTTCCGCAAGATTGCCGCGCTGAAGACGGAACATTATCTCATGTTGAGGGACAAAGTCTAGAAGAACATTTGCACCGCTTATCGAAGGTACGTGAGGTATTTCTCTCTCATTTTCGTTGCATGGATCTAGAAGATTGGAGAACACCAAGGATTCTTGAACCCTATGATGTGACGCCGGAATGGGTGGTCTATCATTTAATTGAACATGAAGCCCATCATAGAGGGCAAATCTTACAGCTATTGAAGCAATTACAGAGGTAG
- a CDS encoding SGNH/GDSL hydrolase family protein → MKIGLIGDSLTEGRPGVSFYKILKGKYPNEIFINLGKPGETVKSLYNRLSKTTLDTDFDLIFLWIGVNDVYSKLLKVQAQPVSNNREEFEDYYKRIIEWIKAYSKKVIVVTPALVGEKMDSPSNMEIKELAKMVDSIASSYMDISVLDMQQIFSKHLANLECSDYISTNVMTIMKDALFVKKIPRIDKLSKERGLYFTLDGVHMNSKGAEIVADAYGSVIDPIVSNQTIGIQ, encoded by the coding sequence GTGAAGATAGGATTGATTGGAGACAGTTTGACTGAAGGACGACCAGGTGTTTCTTTTTACAAAATTTTAAAAGGAAAATACCCGAATGAAATATTCATAAACTTAGGGAAACCTGGAGAAACAGTAAAAAGCTTGTACAATCGTCTATCTAAAACAACATTGGATACAGATTTTGATCTTATTTTTCTTTGGATTGGCGTAAATGATGTCTATTCTAAATTGTTAAAAGTTCAGGCACAACCGGTATCTAATAATCGTGAAGAATTTGAAGATTACTATAAGCGAATTATTGAATGGATCAAAGCCTATTCTAAAAAAGTCATTGTTGTTACACCTGCTCTTGTCGGAGAAAAGATGGATAGCCCATCTAACATGGAGATTAAGGAATTAGCAAAAATGGTTGACTCGATTGCTAGTTCTTATATGGATATTTCTGTGCTAGATATGCAACAAATTTTTAGCAAACATTTAGCAAACCTTGAATGTTCAGATTACATTAGTACAAACGTGATGACCATTATGAAGGATGCACTCTTTGTAAAGAAAATTCCTCGAATCGATAAGCTTTCAAAAGAAAGAGGTCTTTATTTTACTTTGGATGGGGTTCATATGAATAGTAAGGGTGCTGAAATAGTAGCTGATGCATATGGTTCGGTGATTGACCCAATTGTATCCAATCAAACGATTGGCATTCAGTAA
- a CDS encoding TetR/AcrR family transcriptional regulator: MGRRYDSEKSRKDIMEHAFSLFSQHGYAQTSVGDISKASGYSKGHIYYHFINKEKLFVLLAQNTMKEWHKKWLQKERNYQSAKEKLFGIAEHVLYNYQTPLLKAGQELASNPHSTPESIKQLYELAIVPMSVYKKILQEGMDQGEFKKEDIEELTTLLGTWLGGLCQLTNTQELSTLEPLFKKAITIFYESIKK; this comes from the coding sequence ATGGGAAGAAGATACGATAGTGAAAAATCAAGAAAAGACATCATGGAACATGCTTTTTCATTATTTTCTCAACATGGCTATGCACAAACATCTGTAGGTGATATTTCCAAGGCATCAGGCTATAGTAAAGGACATATTTATTATCATTTTATAAACAAAGAAAAGCTATTTGTCTTATTAGCTCAAAACACAATGAAAGAGTGGCATAAAAAATGGTTACAAAAGGAAAGGAACTATCAATCAGCAAAGGAGAAACTGTTCGGAATTGCCGAGCATGTCCTGTATAACTATCAAACCCCTTTGCTTAAAGCAGGACAAGAACTTGCATCAAATCCGCATTCAACTCCAGAATCAATCAAGCAATTATATGAATTAGCCATTGTTCCGATGAGTGTGTACAAAAAGATTTTACAGGAGGGAATGGATCAAGGGGAATTTAAAAAAGAGGATATTGAGGAATTGACTACTTTATTAGGGACCTGGTTAGGAGGACTATGTCAATTAACGAATACACAAGAATTAAGTACCTTAGAGCCATTATTTAAAAAAGCGATTACTATCTTTTATGAGTCTATTAAGAAGTAA
- a CDS encoding GNAT family N-acetyltransferase yields the protein MNIEDIYGKFPTFETERLILRKISLDDLEDIFAYGSNDEVSKYVTWDTHRTLSDTKQFIEFVLNKYAEKQVSPWAIEYKDNGRMIGTIDFVLWNPTHQTAEIGYVLHQDYWGEGITAEAAKELIKFGFDKMDLIRIQARCFTENIGSKRVMEKIGMSYEGTLRKAVFIKEKHWDLKVFSILKEEFEERYLLKQKKVYDR from the coding sequence ATGAATATTGAGGATATATATGGGAAATTCCCTACTTTCGAAACTGAACGATTAATCTTAAGAAAAATATCATTAGATGACCTTGAAGATATTTTTGCATATGGTTCAAATGATGAAGTATCTAAATATGTAACTTGGGACACACACCGTACATTATCAGACACCAAGCAATTTATTGAATTTGTGCTAAACAAGTATGCGGAAAAACAGGTATCACCGTGGGCAATTGAATATAAAGATAATGGTCGGATGATTGGAACCATTGATTTTGTCTTATGGAATCCAACCCATCAAACTGCAGAAATTGGATATGTATTACATCAGGATTACTGGGGCGAGGGAATAACAGCTGAAGCAGCGAAAGAATTAATCAAATTTGGATTTGATAAAATGGATTTAATCCGTATCCAAGCAAGATGCTTTACTGAAAACATCGGCTCAAAACGTGTGATGGAAAAGATCGGTATGTCCTATGAGGGAACATTACGAAAAGCAGTATTTATTAAAGAAAAGCACTGGGATTTAAAAGTATTTTCCATTCTGAAGGAGGAGTTTGAAGAAAGGTATCTTTTAAAGCAAAAGAAGGTATATGATAGATAA
- a CDS encoding DHH family phosphoesterase, with amino-acid sequence MYKLLSHNDLDGVGCGILGKLAFGDKISVRYNSISNLNREVESFLGNDDKDTYLFITDLSVNEENEKGLASYVQEGGKVQLIDHHKTALHFNEYSWGHVVVEDEEGKLTSATSLLYEYLVSHQYLEPTNAIAEFVELIRQYDTWEWEKNDNQQAQRLNALFFLISIDEFEEKMLQRLQEDDHFDFDEFETKLLEMEEHKIERYIRRKRRELVQTKVGEHYAGIVYAESYHSELGNELGKEYPHLDFIVILNIGAKRVGFRTIHEHVDVSEVAGHFGGGGHAKASGCSLNEEAYKQFVTNTFHLEPLHEDAQRNRHNLKGSDLGSMYRNHKADIFFLYKENEQWVIEKNKRKTEHAFTSFEDAEKHLKRSEAAWLVKDDEFVNYLLGEVRNKK; translated from the coding sequence ATGTATAAACTATTATCACATAATGATTTAGACGGAGTAGGCTGTGGCATTTTAGGGAAGCTTGCCTTTGGTGATAAAATCAGTGTTCGCTATAATTCTATTTCAAATCTTAATCGGGAAGTGGAATCATTTTTAGGGAATGATGATAAAGATACATATTTATTTATAACAGACCTATCTGTAAATGAAGAGAATGAAAAAGGATTGGCTTCATATGTACAGGAAGGGGGCAAGGTCCAATTAATTGATCATCATAAAACTGCGTTGCATTTCAATGAGTATTCATGGGGACATGTAGTCGTTGAGGATGAAGAGGGGAAATTAACTTCTGCAACTTCTTTATTATATGAATACCTTGTTTCTCATCAATATTTAGAGCCCACGAACGCAATTGCCGAATTTGTGGAGCTTATAAGACAATACGATACATGGGAATGGGAGAAAAATGATAATCAACAAGCACAACGTTTGAATGCTCTATTTTTCTTAATTTCCATCGATGAATTTGAAGAAAAAATGCTTCAACGTCTTCAAGAGGATGACCATTTTGACTTTGATGAGTTTGAGACAAAGCTTTTAGAAATGGAAGAGCATAAGATTGAACGCTATATTCGTAGAAAAAGACGAGAACTGGTGCAAACAAAAGTCGGAGAACATTATGCAGGGATAGTTTATGCAGAATCCTATCACTCTGAACTAGGAAATGAATTAGGGAAAGAATATCCACACCTTGATTTTATTGTGATTTTAAATATAGGGGCAAAGCGTGTAGGATTTCGAACGATTCATGAACATGTGGATGTATCTGAAGTGGCTGGACATTTTGGTGGTGGAGGGCATGCCAAAGCCTCTGGCTGCTCATTAAATGAAGAAGCGTATAAACAGTTTGTTACTAACACCTTTCATTTAGAACCACTTCATGAGGATGCACAACGAAATCGTCATAATCTTAAGGGGTCTGATCTTGGATCTATGTATAGAAACCATAAGGCAGACATCTTCTTCCTTTATAAAGAAAATGAGCAATGGGTCATTGAGAAAAATAAAAGAAAAACGGAACACGCATTTACAAGCTTTGAGGATGCAGAGAAACATTTAAAGAGAAGTGAAGCTGCTTGGCTTGTTAAAGATGATGAGTTTGTAAATTATTTATTAGGTGAAGTTAGGAATAAGAAATAA
- a CDS encoding alpha/beta hydrolase, whose amino-acid sequence MKHYFQKGKDASKPVLLLLHGTGGNEHSLLQIAEMIDPDASVLSVRGNVLEHGMPRFFKRLSEGVFDLDDLELRTKELNDFLNNASVEYGFDRQNIVAVGYSNGANIAGSLLFYFEEALKGVVLFHPMVPRRDLDIPSMDQLPVFIGAGVNDPLIKMAETEELKEILEQNGATVTLFWENYGHQLTEAEVMNAAKWYQENFRK is encoded by the coding sequence ATGAAGCACTATTTTCAAAAAGGTAAGGATGCATCCAAGCCAGTCCTATTATTACTACACGGAACAGGTGGGAATGAACACTCCTTACTCCAAATAGCTGAAATGATTGATCCAGATGCATCAGTTTTAAGTGTCAGAGGAAATGTTCTGGAACATGGAATGCCTCGATTTTTTAAACGTTTAAGTGAAGGGGTCTTTGACCTAGATGATTTGGAGCTTAGGACAAAGGAACTAAATGATTTTTTAAATAATGCTTCAGTAGAATATGGATTTGATCGCCAAAACATCGTTGCAGTAGGGTATTCAAATGGCGCAAATATTGCAGGAAGTCTTCTATTTTATTTTGAAGAGGCTTTAAAAGGAGTTGTACTCTTCCATCCAATGGTACCGAGAAGAGACTTGGATATCCCATCGATGGATCAGCTTCCAGTATTCATCGGAGCAGGTGTGAATGATCCATTAATTAAAATGGCTGAGACAGAAGAACTAAAGGAAATCTTAGAGCAAAATGGAGCAACCGTTACACTTTTTTGGGAAAATTATGGCCACCAATTAACGGAAGCTGAAGTGATGAATGCAGCGAAATGGTATCAGGAAAATTTTCGTAAGTAG